Proteins encoded in a region of the Enterococcus gilvus ATCC BAA-350 genome:
- a CDS encoding acylphosphatase: MKKHINVTGRVQGVGFRYTTYQLALEIGLTGTVKNEEDSSVTIEAVGTEAQMAQFLEKLEQPQNPFAKVSHISQSEDPGIKDYDQFRVVY, translated from the coding sequence ATGAAGAAGCATATAAATGTTACCGGACGTGTTCAGGGCGTGGGCTTCCGCTATACCACCTATCAGCTTGCCCTTGAGATTGGCTTGACCGGTACGGTGAAAAATGAAGAGGACAGCAGTGTGACGATCGAAGCTGTTGGAACAGAGGCTCAGATGGCTCAGTTTTTAGAGAAGTTGGAGCAGCCGCAAAATCCTTTTGCAAAAGTGTCCCATATCAGCCAATCGGAAGACCCTGGGATCAAGGACTACGATCAATTTCGCGTGGTCTATTAA
- a CDS encoding TrmH family RNA methyltransferase, producing MKEIQSTKNTLIKETKKLLQKKYRQQSQTYLLEGFHLIQEAQAAEVVLKEVFISQRGLNEWSEWIEAHLTDYSLVSDDVLKALSSQPTPQGMIAVAEMPQEENDDFSGAWLLLDNVQDPGNVGTMIRTADAAGFSGVLLGQGSADLYNPKTLRSTQGSLYHLSVRSGDLSAIIPQFQEKGYPVVGTALDKQAKDYLSVEKMSDFALVMGNEGQGMSPELLAMTDQNVYITIKGKAESLNVGIAAGVLMFHLLK from the coding sequence TTGAAAGAGATCCAATCAACTAAAAATACCCTTATCAAAGAAACAAAAAAATTATTGCAAAAAAAATACCGTCAACAAAGCCAAACCTATTTATTGGAAGGCTTCCATTTGATCCAAGAAGCACAGGCCGCAGAGGTGGTCTTAAAAGAAGTTTTCATCAGCCAACGCGGACTGAATGAATGGTCTGAATGGATCGAAGCCCATCTGACAGATTATTCCCTTGTTTCTGACGATGTACTGAAGGCCCTGTCTAGTCAGCCTACACCCCAAGGCATGATCGCTGTAGCGGAGATGCCGCAAGAAGAAAATGATGATTTTTCAGGTGCTTGGCTGCTATTGGACAATGTGCAAGACCCCGGCAATGTTGGAACTATGATCCGCACAGCCGATGCGGCAGGTTTTTCAGGCGTCCTTCTAGGGCAGGGGAGCGCCGATCTATACAATCCAAAGACCTTGCGCAGCACACAAGGAAGCCTCTACCATCTGTCTGTTCGAAGCGGTGACCTTTCCGCCATCATTCCTCAGTTTCAGGAGAAGGGCTATCCAGTGGTAGGCACAGCCTTGGACAAACAAGCCAAAGACTACTTATCCGTTGAGAAGATGAGTGATTTTGCCTTGGTCATGGGAAATGAAGGTCAGGGGATGTCGCCCGAACTATTAGCCATGACAGACCAAAATGTGTACATTACAATTAAAGGAAAAGCTGAATCTTTAAACGTTGGAATCGCGGCTGGCGTGTTAATGTTCCACTTACTTAAGTAA
- a CDS encoding HD domain-containing protein, which produces MTENWRDDEEYVSYIEDLLATEEVQKLANYIQHMHSTRLEHSISVSYNSYKLAKQFNGDARATARAGLLHDLFYYDWRTTKFDEGSHAYMHPRIAVKNAEKITELSDLERDIIIKHMWGATITPPKYKESYIVTMVDKYCAIKEAAVPIVDRFNSYKARLKKEWN; this is translated from the coding sequence ATGACAGAAAACTGGCGTGATGATGAAGAATACGTTTCTTATATAGAAGATTTATTAGCTACCGAAGAGGTACAAAAATTAGCAAATTACATCCAACACATGCATTCAACACGGTTGGAACACTCAATCAGTGTTTCTTATAATAGCTACAAATTAGCAAAACAATTCAACGGCGATGCTAGAGCCACTGCTCGTGCAGGTCTATTACACGATCTGTTCTATTACGACTGGCGCACAACGAAATTCGACGAAGGATCGCATGCCTACATGCATCCACGAATCGCTGTTAAAAACGCAGAAAAAATCACGGAGTTGTCAGACTTAGAACGTGATATTATTATTAAGCATATGTGGGGCGCAACGATCACTCCCCCTAAATACAAAGAAAGCTACATCGTAACGATGGTCGATAAATACTGCGCCATCAAAGAAGCCGCTGTGCCGATAGTAGACCGCTTCAATTCCTACAAAGCACGCTTGAAGAAAGAGTGGAACTAA
- a CDS encoding YczE/YyaS/YitT family protein, translated as MIKPNIAKQLVFAIVGTFIAAVGVRLIVVSGLGADAISTLVLGILQHVSLQFGTVSMMFSGIVLVFIFFYDRKMIGIGSIINSFGLGFCLNLLDGMGILHTIPDGLGYPSIIAGSIVFGIGTGIYLLADAGSAAYECLMVLMKRLLKSSVKVARIVLDAIIFLAGFLLGGHIGFGTLIVLLLMGPSLEMTLNHLPKLKFFRVQQAK; from the coding sequence GTGATCAAACCAAATATAGCAAAGCAGTTAGTTTTTGCCATCGTCGGAACATTTATCGCCGCGGTGGGGGTCCGATTGATCGTCGTCAGCGGATTGGGAGCAGACGCGATCAGCACATTGGTGTTAGGAATCCTTCAGCATGTCTCCCTACAGTTCGGCACGGTGAGTATGATGTTCAGTGGGATCGTCTTAGTGTTCATCTTTTTTTACGATCGAAAAATGATCGGTATCGGAAGTATCATCAATAGCTTCGGACTCGGTTTTTGCCTGAATCTCTTGGATGGGATGGGGATCTTGCATACGATTCCTGATGGGCTGGGCTATCCGTCGATCATCGCGGGATCGATCGTGTTCGGTATCGGTACCGGGATCTATCTACTGGCGGATGCTGGATCAGCGGCGTATGAATGTTTGATGGTCTTGATGAAGCGATTGCTGAAGAGCTCGGTGAAGGTGGCACGGATCGTCTTAGATGCCATCATCTTTTTGGCGGGCTTCCTGTTAGGCGGACATATCGGCTTTGGGACGCTGATCGTATTATTATTGATGGGCCCTTCGTTGGAAATGACCTTGAATCATTTGCCAAAACTGAAATTTTTCCGTGTACAGCAAGCAAAATAG
- the efp gene encoding elongation factor P, translating to MIAASDLRAGMTFVQGDKLIKVLDASHHKPGKGNTVMRMKLRDVRTGSTYDTTFRPDEKFEKAMMETKPVQYLYSQDDIAIFMDLETYEQYEIPIATVEEEMKYLLENMEVKIQFYGEEVIGLTLPTSVVLRVVETQPSIKGATVTGSGKPATMETGLVVNVPDFIEEGEMLEINTQEGTYQKRANK from the coding sequence ATGATTGCAGCAAGCGATTTACGTGCAGGGATGACTTTTGTTCAAGGAGACAAATTGATCAAAGTGTTAGATGCCAGCCACCACAAACCTGGTAAGGGAAACACCGTTATGCGCATGAAATTGCGTGACGTTCGTACAGGTTCAACTTACGATACGACGTTCCGTCCAGATGAAAAATTTGAAAAAGCGATGATGGAAACGAAGCCTGTTCAATATTTGTACAGCCAAGATGACATCGCGATTTTCATGGATCTAGAAACCTATGAACAATACGAAATTCCAATTGCGACAGTTGAAGAAGAAATGAAGTATTTACTTGAAAATATGGAAGTAAAAATCCAATTTTACGGTGAAGAAGTGATCGGTTTGACATTGCCTACGTCCGTTGTTTTGCGAGTGGTTGAAACTCAACCATCCATCAAAGGTGCGACAGTTACTGGTTCAGGCAAACCTGCGACCATGGAAACAGGCTTAGTCGTGAACGTTCCTGACTTTATCGAAGAAGGCGAAATGCTGGAAATCAACACTCAAGAAGGTACGTACCAAAAACGCGCAAATAAATAA
- a CDS encoding helix-turn-helix domain-containing protein, producing MDIGSKLKEHRTTRNLTQEEVAMKLNVSRTTVSSWETGRTFPDIEKLVYLSDLYDLSLDQLIKEEPVIMETLVTERKKLGRYKILKSIGLALVALFVLYNLYWFTAVYPRNQKLKDWDKTEANNYLHKGKHTFQAHDLRYLEPLHNGNIPVSTYRGSAFDVGIDGDYVYVGLYGKADRMKLDVPKSTNFTLRFKRNERNPSYEKVSGDTPPSEAKKILKEHAKEFNEDLRAVQAVWDSVNNN from the coding sequence ATGGATATAGGATCAAAATTAAAAGAACATCGAACAACGAGAAATTTAACGCAGGAAGAGGTGGCGATGAAGCTGAATGTTTCCCGAACGACAGTTTCAAGTTGGGAAACGGGGCGCACATTTCCTGATATTGAAAAGCTCGTTTATTTAAGCGACCTGTATGATCTCTCCTTAGACCAATTAATCAAAGAGGAGCCGGTGATCATGGAAACCCTTGTGACAGAAAGAAAAAAATTAGGACGCTACAAGATTCTTAAAAGTATAGGTCTTGCTTTGGTGGCATTATTTGTACTCTACAATCTCTATTGGTTCACAGCAGTCTATCCCAGAAATCAAAAGTTGAAGGATTGGGATAAGACGGAAGCAAATAATTATCTTCATAAAGGAAAGCATACGTTTCAGGCTCATGACCTTCGCTATCTAGAGCCGCTGCACAATGGCAATATCCCTGTTTCTACCTATCGAGGGAGCGCCTTCGATGTAGGTATCGATGGAGATTACGTCTATGTAGGTCTTTATGGAAAAGCCGATCGCATGAAATTAGATGTTCCAAAGTCGACAAATTTTACTCTGCGCTTCAAAAGAAACGAAAGAAATCCTTCTTATGAAAAAGTAAGTGGGGATACACCACCAAGTGAAGCGAAGAAAATTCTAAAGGAACATGCCAAAGAATTTAATGAAGACCTCCGCGCGGTTCAAGCTGTCTGGGATAGTGTCAATAATAACTAA
- a CDS encoding DUF2922 family protein produces MKKLVAKFKTSSGKVQTWSLENPTTTKTPTEIKGLLGRLGDLKLFKKDDAFLFNTVDSAAYVETTEQEIFKG; encoded by the coding sequence ATGAAAAAACTTGTCGCGAAATTCAAAACCAGCTCTGGAAAAGTACAGACCTGGAGCCTGGAAAACCCAACAACGACGAAAACACCGACTGAGATCAAAGGCTTGCTAGGACGTTTAGGCGACCTGAAGCTCTTCAAAAAGGACGATGCTTTCCTATTCAATACAGTTGACAGCGCCGCTTATGTCGAAACGACGGAACAAGAAATTTTTAAAGGCTAA
- a CDS encoding folate family ECF transporter S component — translation MKKHLDARSITTMALLIAMMVTLSRILGIETQFVKVSFTFIPEIIMGMLFGPFWTGIGSVIADFIGMSLFAKAPFFIGFTINAFLEGAIYGYFFYKKEITWKNSIQSVLVTTVVINLILTPLWLALMYHVPLTSWVIWAPRLIKTVIWIPIQAIITYFLGGVLPYKQWISRFNRAH, via the coding sequence ATGAAGAAACACCTCGATGCTAGAAGCATCACAACGATGGCGCTATTGATCGCCATGATGGTCACACTGTCCCGAATCTTAGGAATCGAGACGCAATTTGTCAAAGTCAGCTTTACCTTTATCCCAGAGATCATTATGGGCATGCTCTTCGGTCCATTCTGGACAGGGATCGGTTCGGTCATCGCTGATTTTATCGGAATGTCGCTTTTCGCAAAGGCCCCATTTTTCATCGGCTTCACCATCAATGCCTTTCTTGAAGGAGCCATCTACGGATACTTCTTTTATAAGAAAGAAATTACATGGAAAAATTCGATTCAGTCTGTATTAGTAACGACGGTCGTGATCAATTTGATCTTGACGCCGCTATGGCTGGCATTGATGTACCATGTGCCATTGACTAGCTGGGTGATCTGGGCACCACGTTTGATCAAGACCGTGATCTGGATACCTATCCAAGCCATCATCACCTATTTCTTAGGCGGTGTCTTGCCTTACAAACAGTGGATCTCACGCTTTAATCGCGCCCATTAA
- a CDS encoding LysR family transcriptional regulator, with amino-acid sequence MNLQHLKYFDVLAREQHYTRSSKLLNVTQPSLSNAIASLEDELGITLFEKKGRNVVLTKPGMIFQDYVSRTLGTLDDGIETVTKISKGSGFISFAFLPVLGTTFVPKLVRDFHDANPDKEILFDFHTSSGVTREIVDGIKNMHYDIGISSYLPDEPSVEFLPIAGQELVVIAPLDHPLAQFDAIYLEQTQPYEQIGFSKSSGLRNVIDETFKKNNCSYNIVYEVTVDQVIAGLVSQGFGIAVVPNMYILKHLPLKTIHLKNVMLDRSFYLVTNKEAYLTPAVINFKEFVLAHSDPKEIVY; translated from the coding sequence ATGAATCTACAGCATTTAAAATATTTTGATGTGCTGGCCCGTGAGCAGCATTATACACGCTCCAGCAAACTCTTAAACGTCACACAGCCCAGCTTGAGCAACGCGATCGCCTCTCTCGAAGACGAACTCGGGATCACGCTGTTTGAAAAAAAAGGCCGGAATGTCGTATTGACCAAGCCCGGCATGATTTTTCAAGATTATGTCTCCCGTACATTAGGAACACTCGACGATGGGATCGAGACCGTCACCAAGATCAGCAAGGGCAGCGGGTTTATCAGCTTCGCCTTCTTACCCGTTCTAGGCACCACCTTTGTGCCCAAATTAGTCCGTGATTTTCATGACGCGAACCCCGACAAAGAAATCCTCTTTGACTTTCACACGTCTTCGGGTGTCACTAGAGAGATCGTGGATGGCATCAAAAACATGCACTACGATATTGGGATCTCTTCCTATCTGCCGGACGAACCCAGCGTGGAGTTCTTGCCCATCGCCGGTCAGGAGCTGGTCGTCATCGCACCCTTGGATCACCCGTTGGCCCAGTTCGATGCGATCTACTTGGAGCAAACGCAGCCCTATGAACAGATCGGATTCAGTAAAAGCAGCGGCTTGCGAAATGTGATCGACGAAACCTTCAAAAAAAATAATTGCAGCTATAATATCGTCTATGAAGTGACGGTGGATCAAGTTATCGCAGGCCTGGTCAGTCAAGGCTTCGGTATTGCTGTCGTGCCGAATATGTACATTTTGAAGCACCTGCCGCTAAAAACGATCCATTTGAAAAACGTGATGCTCGATCGCTCCTTCTATTTGGTCACCAATAAAGAGGCCTATCTGACACCCGCCGTCATTAATTTCAAGGAATTCGTGCTCGCACATTCTGATCCAAAAGAAATCGTCTATTAA
- a CDS encoding sugar phosphate isomerase/epimerase family protein, translated as MKKVPLTISSYTLGMEIDFEERVKIAKAAGFDGIGLRAETYMLAVKQGYSDDRMLEILEENDMKVTEVEYITLWADPNKTQETPETLLQQFKEQTVYHMARLFGVGHINCGLMEKYPAEVHIQAFKELCARAKELVIGLEFMPYSGVPDLASAWNIVKEAGCDNGMLILDTWHWARAETLAEDLKDVPAEKVVSVQICDVLERRYPDTILRDESMHDRLCPGTGWGDTVGFLKAIKEHGIEPRVIGTEVISDPILSLGYEKAAQMNYDTSIDVIKQAWPELLED; from the coding sequence ATGAAAAAGGTACCATTGACGATCAGCTCTTATACATTAGGTATGGAAATTGATTTTGAAGAACGGGTAAAAATCGCAAAAGCAGCAGGCTTTGATGGCATCGGTTTACGTGCTGAAACGTATATGTTGGCAGTGAAACAAGGTTATTCAGATGACCGCATGTTGGAAATCTTAGAAGAAAACGATATGAAAGTCACAGAAGTGGAATACATCACTTTATGGGCAGACCCTAATAAGACTCAAGAAACGCCAGAGACATTGTTACAGCAATTCAAAGAACAAACGGTGTATCATATGGCGCGTCTGTTCGGCGTAGGGCATATCAACTGCGGCTTGATGGAAAAATATCCGGCAGAAGTTCATATCCAAGCCTTTAAAGAATTGTGTGCACGGGCGAAGGAATTAGTGATCGGCTTAGAATTTATGCCTTACAGCGGTGTACCAGATTTAGCAAGTGCATGGAATATCGTGAAGGAAGCAGGCTGTGACAACGGCATGTTGATCCTAGATACGTGGCATTGGGCACGTGCTGAAACATTAGCAGAAGATTTAAAAGATGTTCCAGCAGAAAAAGTTGTTTCTGTTCAAATCTGTGATGTGTTAGAACGTCGCTACCCAGATACGATCTTACGTGACGAATCAATGCATGACCGTCTATGCCCAGGAACTGGCTGGGGCGATACGGTTGGCTTCTTGAAAGCAATCAAAGAACACGGCATCGAGCCTCGCGTTATTGGGACAGAAGTTATTTCTGATCCGATCTTGAGCTTAGGCTATGAAAAAGCAGCACAAATGAACTACGACACAAGTATTGATGTGATCAAACAAGCGTGGCCAGAATTACTAGAAGATTAA
- a CDS encoding shikimate 5-dehydrogenase, with protein MLEGVSGKTHLYGLIGSPVGHSGSPAMYNYGFEQLGIDAVYLAFDVQIEEVAHAFQSVRTFNMPGGNVTMPCKGEAAKYMDELSPAAQMVGAINTFKNEDGKLTGHITDGIGFVDNLKANDVDPKGKKFVVIGTGGAATAIQVQLAIEEAAAIDIFNIKDDFFVKGEETVARIKKFYPELAVAIHDLGDADLLKQKIAEADVLVNGTTVGMGAGSTRTPISDTSMLHEKLIVADAIYNPPKTQLINDASAKGCKTVTGEGMLLGQGKAAFKIFTDQELPVRP; from the coding sequence ATGTTAGAAGGCGTATCAGGTAAAACACACTTATATGGATTGATCGGAAGTCCGGTTGGGCATTCAGGGTCACCAGCGATGTACAATTATGGCTTTGAACAATTAGGGATCGATGCTGTATACCTTGCGTTCGATGTACAAATAGAAGAAGTTGCACATGCGTTCCAATCCGTTCGCACATTCAACATGCCTGGCGGAAATGTCACGATGCCTTGTAAAGGTGAAGCGGCGAAATATATGGACGAATTATCACCAGCGGCACAAATGGTAGGCGCCATCAATACCTTCAAAAATGAGGATGGCAAATTAACAGGGCATATCACTGATGGGATCGGCTTTGTCGATAACTTGAAAGCAAACGACGTTGATCCGAAGGGCAAGAAATTTGTCGTTATCGGTACAGGCGGCGCGGCGACAGCGATCCAAGTACAATTAGCGATCGAAGAAGCAGCGGCGATCGATATTTTCAATATCAAAGATGATTTCTTTGTTAAGGGAGAAGAAACTGTTGCACGCATCAAGAAATTCTACCCAGAATTGGCGGTAGCGATCCATGATCTAGGCGATGCGGATCTATTGAAGCAAAAAATCGCGGAAGCGGATGTTTTAGTAAATGGAACAACAGTTGGTATGGGCGCAGGCTCAACGAGAACACCGATCAGCGATACAAGCATGCTTCATGAAAAATTAATCGTCGCAGATGCTATCTATAACCCGCCGAAGACGCAATTGATCAATGACGCGTCAGCGAAGGGCTGTAAGACAGTTACTGGCGAAGGAATGTTGCTGGGACAAGGAAAAGCAGCGTTCAAGATTTTTACAGACCAAGAATTACCAGTTCGGCCGTAG
- a CDS encoding MFS transporter, giving the protein MRSKKYIMSLVTTYLCYFTHGMQALILSQNMPYFYEKWGYTDATAGAAAVSLAITATGFGKFISVWIGGEVSDKIGRKKMAIGGAVLYIICFAGLLLSPSMLIASICAFMAGVATSGFWDASLYPAVQEAAPKYSGSALLGIKLFVSLAGIVYPLMVVNFTNMGSPQLSVIIPLALSIGCLVLAAFSPFAYDDMMKGGGDQEESSGSHSDAIKQEIEAAKAKMLVKPNILVNFITMFYAFLCMFIMYGAQQYTKAFGLSNAGLTELQAAGLTSIYTFGGIIAVVFWAFMMGKLRWNPLKVLVIDSVFTALALAIVLLIRQPAVIYIGIAALGFFASGGALQTGLGLRQLFCPGPKGRNTGIYYTFMGFASTFLPFIVSAMTKSVGEKQAIYIMMGLLLVAALTATVMMVYLLEQHKKVFGYSAFEKMRD; this is encoded by the coding sequence ATGAGATCGAAAAAATATATCATGTCATTAGTGACAACTTACTTGTGCTACTTTACACATGGGATGCAAGCACTTATTCTTAGTCAAAATATGCCTTACTTTTATGAAAAATGGGGATACACGGATGCGACGGCTGGAGCTGCTGCCGTTTCGCTAGCAATTACTGCAACTGGTTTTGGTAAATTTATTTCTGTATGGATCGGCGGAGAAGTATCCGACAAGATCGGCCGGAAGAAAATGGCGATCGGCGGCGCGGTTCTGTATATCATCTGTTTTGCCGGCTTACTATTAAGTCCAAGCATGCTGATCGCTTCGATCTGTGCCTTCATGGCAGGTGTGGCGACATCTGGATTCTGGGATGCTTCATTGTACCCAGCCGTTCAAGAAGCTGCACCAAAATATTCAGGTTCTGCTTTGTTAGGGATCAAGTTGTTCGTTTCATTAGCCGGAATCGTTTATCCATTGATGGTAGTGAACTTCACTAACATGGGTTCTCCTCAATTAAGCGTGATCATTCCATTGGCGCTATCTATCGGCTGTCTGGTCTTAGCGGCATTCTCACCATTCGCTTATGACGACATGATGAAGGGCGGCGGCGATCAAGAGGAGTCAAGCGGCAGTCACTCCGATGCGATCAAACAAGAAATCGAAGCTGCTAAAGCAAAAATGTTAGTAAAACCAAATATTTTAGTCAATTTCATTACAATGTTCTATGCCTTCTTATGTATGTTCATCATGTATGGTGCACAGCAATACACGAAAGCTTTTGGCTTGAGCAATGCCGGCTTGACGGAACTTCAAGCGGCGGGCTTAACATCGATCTACACTTTTGGCGGGATCATCGCCGTTGTATTCTGGGCATTCATGATGGGTAAATTGCGTTGGAACCCATTAAAGGTTCTCGTGATCGATTCTGTCTTCACAGCGCTGGCCTTGGCGATCGTCTTACTGATCCGTCAGCCGGCAGTGATCTACATCGGTATCGCAGCATTAGGCTTCTTTGCCTCAGGTGGTGCGTTGCAAACAGGGTTAGGGCTGCGTCAGCTATTCTGCCCGGGACCAAAAGGAAGAAATACGGGGATCTACTATACGTTCATGGGATTTGCTAGTACCTTCTTGCCGTTCATCGTTTCTGCGATGACGAAATCAGTGGGTGAAAAACAAGCGATCTACATCATGATGGGCTTGCTTTTAGTGGCGGCACTTACAGCCACTGTTATGATGGTCTATCTGTTAGAGCAACACAAAAAAGTATTCGGCTATAGTGCCTTTGAAAAAATGCGTGATTAA